In one window of Palaemon carinicauda isolate YSFRI2023 chromosome 2, ASM3689809v2, whole genome shotgun sequence DNA:
- the LOC137615026 gene encoding uncharacterized protein, whose amino-acid sequence MFKLSYNELGKMQHNREKPEAAVTQQEASKRGEHIINNNIRRVFKDVVTAFLDGNCCLHLDELRNRLPKGARVLQAIDQPLPPSIDAFIENLSVHMSGQVTDENSALYGEKIKILRNAVVLHMSSLYRFSKGHGCDDLNNFARNGRDIIYEFLGGEYYIDKRALSLWKPNEQQKMKYDAAKKEVEKMFLRLEDFSGHGDLSDWVKEIHYALTHP is encoded by the coding sequence ATGTTTAAACTATCCTATAATGAGCTTGGAAAGATGCAACACAACAGAGAGAAACCAGAAGCTGCAGTTACTCAGCAGGAGGCGTCGAAACGAGGCGAacacatcatcaacaacaacattcGCAGAGTATTCAAGGACGTCGTGACAGCTTTTCTGGACGGAAACTGTTGTCTTCATCTCGACGAATTGAGAAATAGGCTGCCTAAGGGCGCCAGGGTCTTGCAAGCGATCGACCAGCCTCTTCCACCGTCTATAGATGCCTTTATAGAAAACCTCTCCGTTCACATGTCAGGTCAAGTTACGGATGAAAATTCCGCTCTTTACGGCGAGAAAATCAAAATCCTTAGAAACGCGGTTGTGTTGCACATGTCAAGTCTATACAGATTTTCAAAGGGACATGGCTGCGATGATTTGAACAACTTTGCAAGAAATGGGCGCGATATAATCTATGAGTTTCTGGGTGGCGAATATTACATTGATAAAAGAGCTCTGAGCCTTTGGAAACCCAACGAACAGCAGAAAATGAAGTATGACGCAGCCAAGAAGGAAGTCGAAAAAATGTTTCTCAGACTAGAAGACTTTTCAGGGCATGGTGACCTCAGTGACTGGGTCAAGGAGATTCATTACGCACTGACACATCCGTAG